A section of the Bombus huntii isolate Logan2020A chromosome 5, iyBomHunt1.1, whole genome shotgun sequence genome encodes:
- the LOC126866041 gene encoding microtubule-associated protein RP/EB family member 1 isoform X3, with amino-acid sequence MAVNVYATNVTTENLSRHDMLAWVNDCLQSSFTKIEELCTGAVYCQFMDMLFPGSVPLKRVKFKTNLEHEYIQNFKILQGGFKKMNVDKIVPIDKLVKGRFQDNFEFLQWFKKFFDANYSRTEPYDALAMRGGEAMGSGGNNAPHGTNAKRTTPRDVNSTKPAARIVNKAPAHRPQAKTGVGNRVESGKVEELSAQLMELKMSLDGLEKERDFYFGKLRDIEVMCQDCDNGDPPPIVQKILEVLYATEEGFAPPEELEGDGLAPDDEEEY; translated from the exons ATGGCTGTTAATGTTTATGCAACAAATGTGACAACTGAAAACCTGAGTCGACATGATATGTTGGCATGGGTAAATGACTGTCTGCAGTCATCGTTTACCAAGATCGAAGAGTTATGTACTGGAGCTGTTTATTGTCAATTCATGGATATGCTTTTCCCTGGAAGCGTTCCATTGAAGAGGGTCAAGTTCAAGACTAACCTCGAGCATGAATACATacagaatttcaaaattttgcAAGGTGGTTTCAAAAAGATGAATGTAGATAAG ATTGTTCCAATTGATAAACTGGTGAAAGGCAGGTTCCAAGAcaactttgaatttttacaaTGGTTCAAGAAATTTTTCGATGCAAACTACTCCAGAACAGAGCCATACGATGCACTTGCTATGAGAGGAGGAGAAGCCATGGGTAGTGGTGGAAATAATGCACCGCATGGCACTAATGCAAAACGCACCACACCACGTGATGTAAATTCGACTAAACCGGCCGCTCGTATTG TTAACAAAGCTCCGGCTCATCGTCCGCAAGCGAAAACAGGCGTGGGAAATCGTGTCGAATCTGGAAAAGTTGAAGAACTTAGTGCCCAG TTGATGGAATTAAAAATGTCGTTGGATGGGctggagaaagaaagagatttCTACTTCGGGAAATTACGTGATATCGAAGTTATGTGCCAAGATTGTGATAACGGAGATCCTCCCCCAATAGTACAGAAAATCTTAGAAGTCCTTTATGCAACAGAG GAAGGGTTTGCACCACCAGAAGAACTGGAAGGAGACGGTCTTGCGCCAGATGACGAAGAAGAATATTAA
- the LOC126866041 gene encoding microtubule-associated protein RP/EB family member 1 isoform X1, whose protein sequence is MAVNVYATNVTTENLSRHDMLAWVNDCLQSSFTKIEELCTGAVYCQFMDMLFPGSVPLKRVKFKTNLEHEYIQNFKILQGGFKKMNVDKIVPIDKLVKGRFQDNFEFLQWFKKFFDANYSRTEPYDALAMRGGEAMGSGGNNAPHGTNAKRTTPRDVNSTKPAARIGEDPSPPVPTANVKSINKAPAHRPQAKTGVGNRVESGKVEELSAQLMELKMSLDGLEKERDFYFGKLRDIEVMCQDCDNGDPPPIVQKILEVLYATEEGFAPPEELEGDGLAPDDEEEY, encoded by the exons ATGGCTGTTAATGTTTATGCAACAAATGTGACAACTGAAAACCTGAGTCGACATGATATGTTGGCATGGGTAAATGACTGTCTGCAGTCATCGTTTACCAAGATCGAAGAGTTATGTACTGGAGCTGTTTATTGTCAATTCATGGATATGCTTTTCCCTGGAAGCGTTCCATTGAAGAGGGTCAAGTTCAAGACTAACCTCGAGCATGAATACATacagaatttcaaaattttgcAAGGTGGTTTCAAAAAGATGAATGTAGATAAG ATTGTTCCAATTGATAAACTGGTGAAAGGCAGGTTCCAAGAcaactttgaatttttacaaTGGTTCAAGAAATTTTTCGATGCAAACTACTCCAGAACAGAGCCATACGATGCACTTGCTATGAGAGGAGGAGAAGCCATGGGTAGTGGTGGAAATAATGCACCGCATGGCACTAATGCAAAACGCACCACACCACGTGATGTAAATTCGACTAAACCGGCCGCTCGTATTG GTGAGGATCCTTCGCCTCCTGTACCTACAGCTAACGTCAAGTcta TTAACAAAGCTCCGGCTCATCGTCCGCAAGCGAAAACAGGCGTGGGAAATCGTGTCGAATCTGGAAAAGTTGAAGAACTTAGTGCCCAG TTGATGGAATTAAAAATGTCGTTGGATGGGctggagaaagaaagagatttCTACTTCGGGAAATTACGTGATATCGAAGTTATGTGCCAAGATTGTGATAACGGAGATCCTCCCCCAATAGTACAGAAAATCTTAGAAGTCCTTTATGCAACAGAG GAAGGGTTTGCACCACCAGAAGAACTGGAAGGAGACGGTCTTGCGCCAGATGACGAAGAAGAATATTAA
- the LOC126866041 gene encoding microtubule-associated protein RP/EB family member 1 isoform X2: MAVNVYATNVTTENLSRHDMLAWVNDCLQSSFTKIEELCTGAVYCQFMDMLFPGSVPLKRVKFKTNLEHEYIQNFKILQGGFKKMNVDKVIPVDKLVKGRFQDNFEFLQWFKKFFDANYDGRDYDAYEARGCTPLGSGVDGTHNLSNPQLVPLPPQSKQMQMQQKHTQQRNIAPRQQVNKAPAHRPQAKTGVGNRVESGKVEELSAQLMELKMSLDGLEKERDFYFGKLRDIEVMCQDCDNGDPPPIVQKILEVLYATEEGFAPPEELEGDGLAPDDEEEY; the protein is encoded by the exons ATGGCTGTTAATGTTTATGCAACAAATGTGACAACTGAAAACCTGAGTCGACATGATATGTTGGCATGGGTAAATGACTGTCTGCAGTCATCGTTTACCAAGATCGAAGAGTTATGTACTGGAGCTGTTTATTGTCAATTCATGGATATGCTTTTCCCTGGAAGCGTTCCATTGAAGAGGGTCAAGTTCAAGACTAACCTCGAGCATGAATACATacagaatttcaaaattttgcAAGGTGGTTTCAAAAAGATGAATGTAGATAAG GTAATACCAGTGGACAAATTGGTAAAAGGCCGCTTTCAAGATAATTTTGAATTTCTACAATGGTTCAAGAAGTTCTTTGATGCAAATTATGATGGTCGTGATTACGATGCTTATGAAGCTCGTGGTTGTACACCATTGGGTTCTGGTGTTGATGGAACCCATAATTTGTCAAATCCTCAACTGGTACCTTTACCACCTCAATCAAAGCAGATGCAAATGCAACAAAAGCATACGCAGCAACGTAACATTGCCCCTCGTCAACAGG TTAACAAAGCTCCGGCTCATCGTCCGCAAGCGAAAACAGGCGTGGGAAATCGTGTCGAATCTGGAAAAGTTGAAGAACTTAGTGCCCAG TTGATGGAATTAAAAATGTCGTTGGATGGGctggagaaagaaagagatttCTACTTCGGGAAATTACGTGATATCGAAGTTATGTGCCAAGATTGTGATAACGGAGATCCTCCCCCAATAGTACAGAAAATCTTAGAAGTCCTTTATGCAACAGAG GAAGGGTTTGCACCACCAGAAGAACTGGAAGGAGACGGTCTTGCGCCAGATGACGAAGAAGAATATTAA
- the LOC126866029 gene encoding spermatogenesis-defective protein 39 homolog: MTSTKDDEDFWYSSEKRSFCFENNEVDQLFGVSKTDTDKLWAGISNTSTADGSLKSTNDYQPLKPMLSIISEKTLSCILATDKLQNLHPETTGLQPDITLRKILLGQPYSLEQYKSLVSKTTLLDAAIISGDGNAILIIILFLTKTLKRSLVQRILAERPDAVNVYIRYLSIRMQINEIIDILTMLGQPMDAAMKTLHIIIKNTRDPDRLLNKLRNSYKTQFSTLTDCKEALFVQSYIKLLEWQMVAKVIDGNEDIELNSSVLDCLKHACKGHWDLPEGKLMSPTILSQQHDVSPRQYQKVVLEVKAAAKEWDDVDRLLVTKGWLGSKKLQIHLPIEDVLKILHKNSAPFEVLEKYLKYVDNIERRLELSKNMHCFRIAIDILVQQADRTALMEYKTKLQPQSEEYFYAESALRLPSVKWKS; this comes from the exons ATGACTTCTACTAAAGATGATGAAGATTTTTGGTACAGTAGCGAGAAACGATCTTTCTGTTTCGAAAATAACGAG GTAGATCAATTGTTTGGAGTATCAAAGACCGATACAGATAAATTATGGGCTGGTATCTCCAACACGTCGACTGCGGACGGATCTTTAAAATCTACTAATGATTATCAACCACTTAAGCCTATGTTATCTATTATCTCAGAAAAAACACTTTCTTGCA TTTTAGCTACGGATAAATTGCAAAATCTTCATCCAGAAACAACAGGTCTACAACCAGATATTACTCTTAGAAAAATTTTACTTGGCCAACCATATTCTTTGGAACAATATAAATCGCTTGTCAGTAAAACTACCTTATTAGATGCAGCGATAATAAGTGGTGATGGAAATGCaattttaata ATTATTTTATTCCTTACAAAAACTCTTAAACGGTCTTTAGTTCAAAGAATATTAGCAGAAAGGCCAGATGCTGTCAATGTTTATATAAGATATCTCTCCATAAGAAtgcaaataaatgaaattatagaCATTTTAAC AATGCTAGGACAACCAATGGATGCAGCT ATGAAAACTTTACACATTATCATAAAAAATACTCGAGATCCTGATAGATTACTAAACAAACTTCGAAATAGTTATAAAACACAATTTTCAACTTTAACTGATTGTAAAGAAGCTTTATTTGTCCAATCCTACATAAAGTTACTTG AATGGCAAATGGTAGCAAAAGTAATCGATGGAAATGAAGATATTGAACTAAATTCATCAGTTCTTGACTGTCTAAAACACGCGTGTAAAGGTCACTGGGATTTGCCAGAGGGTAAATTAATGTCTCCTACAATTTTATCTCAACAGCATGATGTGTCTCCTAGACAGTATCAAAAGGTTGTATTAGAAGTTAAAGCAGCAGCTAAAGAATGGGATGATGTTGATCGATTACTTGTAACAAAG GGATGGCTAGGAAgcaaaaaattgcaaattcaTCTTCCTATCGAAGATGTACTAAAGATATTGCATAAAAATAGTGCACCTTTCGAGGTTCTTgaaaaatacttaaaatatgtCGATAATATAGAGAGGCGATTGGAATTGTCAAAAAATATGCATTGTTTTAGAATAGCAATTGAT ATACTTGTACAACAAGCAGATCGTACGGCATTAATggaatataaaacaaaattacaaCCTCAAtccgaagaatatttttacgCGGAAAGCGCGTTACGATTGCCATCGGTTAAGTGGAAAAGCTAa